A portion of the Chondrinema litorale genome contains these proteins:
- a CDS encoding group II intron maturase-specific domain-containing protein has protein sequence MICFNLFMFNIFPAISCGSLVATANKARKDGDNGVVSIIIIIILTTLILSGQFDNYSFFDHRSQSAKGVVNIIIASGLLDNWGWSRSIIICNSCRSSLFFLGFEFRYIASKFTWNRNKYTDVRPSMKSRSKLFCKLRELLSKRRHWRMEWIVWKINRLLIGWLNYFSISKVTHVWETVKIIKLHLSYKLFKWMKSKGRKAHRKLRQRPYENLVKSYGLLDIEKYARLKTLAKAE, from the coding sequence ATGATCTGTTTTAACTTGTTCATGTTCAATATCTTTCCTGCCATATCTTGCGGTAGTTTGGTTGCTACCGCAAACAAAGCACGGAAGGACGGGGATAATGGGGTGGTCAGCATCATAATTATTATCATCTTGACCACCCTGATATTGAGTGGTCAGTTTGATAATTATAGCTTTTTTGACCACCGCTCTCAAAGCGCTAAAGGGGTGGTCAATATCATAATTGCTAGTGGTCTGCTTGATAATTGGGGGTGGTCAAGATCAATAATTATATGCAATAGTTGTCGGAGCAGCTTGTTCTTCTTGGGATTCGAGTTCCGTTACATCGCCTCCAAGTTCACGTGGAACAGGAACAAATACACAGATGTCCGGCCGAGTATGAAATCTCGCTCGAAACTGTTCTGCAAACTTCGTGAACTGTTGTCCAAGCGTCGACATTGGCGTATGGAATGGATAGTGTGGAAAATCAACCGTTTATTAATCGGTTGGTTAAACTATTTTTCAATAAGTAAAGTGACCCATGTTTGGGAAACGGTTAAAATCATCAAACTACATCTTAGCTATAAACTGTTCAAATGGATGAAAAGTAAAGGAAGGAAAGCGCATCGGAAGCTACGCCAGCGACCCTATGAAAACCTGGTTAAATCCTATGGATTACTGGACATAGAGAAGTATGCACGCTTGAAAACCCTTGCGAAAGCAGAATGA
- the istA gene encoding IS21 family transposase: protein MMLTTPLSPSFRALFAVATKLPQDMAGKILNMNKLKQIIRLREQGMGIQTISKGLGVSRNTIKKYLALIKGSGHDTKTLLEKDEVELEALLVSPPPDEEERKLNLEAMRPYIEKELPRTGVSRWLLWTEYMQKNPGGYSYSHFCNHIRSWKAGKDATMHLEHSPGDKMFIDFTGKKLHWVDRETGELHEVEVYVAILGYSQLTFVKAVPSQKKEDFIGATQDALHYFGGVPRLLVPDNLKAAVHKASKYEADLNTDFADMANHYGTAVLPTRSYRPRDKALVENAVRIAYSRIYAPLRDNTFHSLQELNLAISQLLEQHNDMHFQKEAISRRERFKKEEKEKLGPLPISRYELKLFKYCTVMKNAHVSLLEDKHYYSVPYRFIAKKVKLVYSASQVSVYYKGERIAFHRRDMRCHVYTTVKEHMPSTHRFVSEWNPQKFLSWAAGIHPDVKDFITAVMERKRHPEQAYRSCVGILSFDKKVGRERFLAAIRRAADFGAYDYRTVDRILKSGLEKLPKENNGQQTLPFHDNIRGSKDYR, encoded by the coding sequence ATGATGCTGACCACCCCATTATCCCCGTCCTTCCGTGCTTTGTTTGCGGTAGCAACCAAACTACCGCAAGATATGGCAGGAAAGATATTGAACATGAACAAGTTAAAACAGATCATCAGGTTACGGGAACAGGGCATGGGTATCCAGACGATATCCAAGGGTCTTGGTGTCTCCCGTAACACGATAAAAAAATACCTGGCCCTGATCAAGGGCTCTGGCCATGATACAAAGACACTACTGGAGAAAGATGAGGTTGAACTGGAGGCCCTACTGGTATCCCCTCCACCAGATGAAGAAGAGCGTAAGCTCAATCTGGAAGCGATGAGACCCTATATCGAGAAGGAACTTCCCAGGACCGGAGTGAGCCGCTGGCTGCTCTGGACGGAATATATGCAGAAAAACCCCGGTGGTTACAGCTACTCCCATTTCTGCAACCACATCCGAAGTTGGAAGGCAGGCAAGGATGCCACCATGCACCTGGAACATTCCCCTGGTGACAAGATGTTCATCGACTTCACGGGGAAGAAGCTACACTGGGTGGACAGGGAAACGGGGGAACTGCACGAGGTAGAGGTCTATGTGGCCATACTTGGCTATAGCCAGTTGACCTTTGTCAAAGCGGTCCCCTCACAAAAAAAGGAAGACTTCATCGGTGCCACACAGGATGCCCTCCATTATTTCGGTGGTGTACCACGGTTACTCGTACCTGATAATCTCAAGGCAGCCGTACACAAAGCCAGTAAATATGAGGCAGACCTCAATACTGACTTTGCCGATATGGCCAACCACTATGGTACGGCCGTACTCCCGACAAGGAGTTACCGCCCACGTGACAAGGCATTGGTGGAGAACGCCGTCCGTATTGCCTATTCCCGCATCTATGCCCCATTGCGTGACAACACCTTCCATTCCCTACAGGAACTCAATTTGGCCATATCACAGCTCTTGGAACAGCACAATGATATGCACTTCCAAAAAGAGGCCATCAGCCGAAGGGAAAGGTTCAAAAAAGAGGAGAAGGAAAAACTGGGGCCACTGCCGATATCCCGTTATGAGTTGAAGCTTTTCAAGTACTGCACCGTGATGAAGAACGCCCATGTATCCCTGTTGGAGGACAAGCATTACTATAGTGTACCCTATCGCTTCATCGCCAAGAAGGTCAAACTGGTGTACTCCGCTTCCCAGGTCTCGGTCTACTATAAAGGGGAACGTATCGCCTTCCATCGTAGGGATATGCGTTGCCATGTCTACACCACCGTCAAGGAGCATATGCCCTCCACCCATCGCTTTGTATCTGAATGGAACCCACAAAAGTTCCTTTCATGGGCAGCGGGCATCCACCCCGATGTCAAGGATTTTATAACGGCTGTGATGGAAAGGAAACGCCATCCAGAGCAGGCCTACCGCAGCTGTGTGGGCATCCTGTCATTTGATAAAAAAGTGGGCAGGGAACGGTTCCTTGCAGCCATAAGACGGGCTGCCGACTTTGGTGCCTATGATTACAGGACCGTGGACCGTATCCTGAAAAGTGGACTGGAAAAATTGCCCAAGGAAAACAATGGACAGCAAACACTGCCCTTCCATGATAATATCAGGGGCAGCAAAGATTACAGATAA
- the istB gene encoding IS21-like element helper ATPase IstB, translated as MDTTVLKKLSQMRFYGMQHAYKALLENGKQDALTNDEMIALLVQAEWEDRENRKIGRYLKSAKFRYPASVEELDLTAQRGLDRTLMLRLADCTFVQRKENVLITGPTGAGKSYIASALGHQACMSGHRALYFNAQKMFPQLNMSKADGTYLKQLARIEKHELLIIDDFGLQPLDANSRMMLLEVLEDRHGVKSTIMASQLPVASWYDVIGDSTIADAILDRLLNSSHRIELKGESMRKVKVK; from the coding sequence ATGGATACTACGGTATTGAAAAAATTGTCGCAGATGCGCTTTTATGGCATGCAACATGCCTACAAAGCACTACTGGAAAACGGTAAACAGGATGCATTGACCAATGATGAGATGATCGCTCTATTGGTACAGGCCGAATGGGAGGACAGGGAGAACCGCAAGATAGGGCGCTATCTAAAGTCTGCCAAGTTCCGTTATCCGGCCAGTGTGGAGGAACTCGACCTCACTGCACAACGTGGCCTTGACAGGACATTGATGTTGCGCCTTGCCGACTGCACTTTCGTTCAACGGAAGGAAAATGTACTCATTACAGGACCTACCGGGGCAGGTAAAAGTTACATCGCCTCTGCATTGGGGCATCAGGCCTGTATGTCAGGCCACAGGGCACTGTATTTCAATGCACAGAAGATGTTCCCCCAACTCAATATGTCCAAGGCAGATGGCACCTATCTCAAGCAGTTGGCCAGGATAGAAAAACATGAACTGCTTATCATAGACGATTTTGGCTTACAGCCCCTAGATGCCAACTCAAGGATGATGCTATTGGAGGTCCTAGAAGATAGGCATGGAGTGAAATCTACCATTATGGCCTCTCAGTTGCCAGTGGCAAGTTGGTATGATGTCATAGGGGATAGCACGATTGCGGACGCTATTTTAGATAGATTGCTCAATTCTTCCCATAGGATAGAACTCAAGGGGGAATCCATGAGGAAGGTCAAAGTAAAATGA
- a CDS encoding reverse transcriptase domain-containing protein: MPTIRDRVVQMGVKMLIEPLFEADFIETSYGFRPKRGAKDAIKQVKLNIYEGHQFIYDADLSRYFDTIPHDRLFILLKQRLTDGGILGLLHQWLVSPIQLPNGELLLNRQGSPQGGVISPLLSNIYLHAFDRIVNDPQGKFAKSGIRIVRYADDFLLMGKQYFSKDILGYIDRIMENMGLSLNKEKTKLLHSLHIIMMLTTGIIILTTPYFSLYLSILFDGCSYKCNQIILL; this comes from the coding sequence ATTCCAACGATACGCGACCGTGTAGTCCAGATGGGGGTAAAGATGTTGATAGAGCCCTTGTTTGAGGCAGACTTTATCGAGACTTCCTATGGATTTCGACCAAAACGGGGAGCCAAGGATGCAATAAAGCAGGTAAAACTGAATATCTATGAGGGTCATCAATTCATTTACGATGCGGATTTATCGCGTTACTTTGATACGATACCCCATGATAGGTTGTTCATCCTCCTAAAACAACGGTTGACAGACGGAGGGATATTGGGTCTTCTCCATCAGTGGCTGGTCTCACCGATACAACTCCCTAACGGGGAGTTGCTATTGAACAGGCAGGGCAGTCCACAAGGTGGAGTGATTTCACCCTTGTTATCGAATATCTATCTCCATGCTTTTGACAGAATCGTGAACGACCCACAAGGAAAGTTTGCGAAATCGGGCATCAGGATAGTTCGCTATGCCGATGATTTCCTATTGATGGGCAAACAGTATTTCAGTAAGGATATACTGGGCTATATCGATAGGATTATGGAAAATATGGGATTGAGCTTGAACAAAGAGAAAACAAAACTGCTCCATAGTTTGCATATAATTATGATGCTGACCACCGGAATTATCATCTTGACCACCCCTTACTTTTCCCTGTACCTATCCATACTTTTTGATGGCTGTTCCTACAAATGTAACCAAATCATTTTACTTTGA
- a CDS encoding tyrosine-type recombinase/integrase encodes MTQSFSINGKAPSTLNNYLRCLAHLALHYKQSPETLSVENIEDYLYFCQKQHLTPSESFFKHTIFGLRAAYKVMGMEAKRVVLPQIKRDQKLPTVLSQQEVKRLLKAPKYLKHRLILGILYGCGLRSYELCDLKLSDIDFDRRTVFIAKKKGKVDRYVPLSVHLVRGLKKYIETENPYLYLFNSQVTKDGNPRGLTTNGIRWIIKENRSKIGCNKKVTAHMLRHSFATHLLEYGIDLVSLKELLGHAHIEMTLTYLHVANLPSKAKFSPLDKLYV; translated from the coding sequence TTGACGCAAAGCTTTTCTATCAATGGTAAAGCTCCGAGCACACTGAACAACTACCTCCGGTGCTTGGCACATCTGGCCTTGCATTACAAGCAAAGCCCTGAAACGCTCTCGGTAGAGAACATAGAAGACTACCTCTATTTCTGCCAGAAACAGCATCTTACACCTTCTGAAAGTTTCTTTAAACACACTATTTTTGGTCTACGAGCAGCTTATAAAGTAATGGGCATGGAAGCCAAGCGTGTGGTCTTGCCACAAATCAAACGCGACCAAAAACTGCCCACAGTGCTCAGTCAACAGGAAGTAAAGCGCCTGCTAAAAGCACCCAAATACCTCAAGCACCGATTGATCTTGGGTATCCTATACGGTTGCGGATTACGCAGCTATGAGCTCTGTGACCTTAAGTTGAGTGATATCGACTTTGATCGTAGGACTGTTTTCATTGCCAAGAAAAAAGGGAAAGTAGACCGCTATGTGCCATTGAGCGTACACCTGGTCCGGGGGCTAAAAAAGTACATCGAAACAGAAAACCCATACCTCTATTTATTCAACAGCCAAGTCACTAAAGACGGTAATCCTCGTGGGCTTACCACCAACGGCATACGATGGATAATCAAAGAGAACAGGAGTAAAATAGGCTGTAACAAAAAGGTGACCGCCCACATGTTGCGCCACAGTTTCGCTACACACCTGCTAGAATACGGGATCGATCTTGTTAGCCTGAAAGAGCTGTTAGGCCATGCCCACATAGAGATGACCTTGACCTATTTGCATGTGGCCAATCTGCCCAGTAAAGCCAAGTTCAGCCCTCTCGATAAGCTTTACGTCTAA
- a CDS encoding ISAs1 family transposase has product MPTPSSYLSSLLPKLSNIEDFRMERNQLYPLNEILFLTVSAVISGCRYWEEIADFGEEKLTWLRKYLPFLQGTPSHDTLNRVFSHLDYTSFEHCFIDWVTEGLLLKEGTVINFDGKKLSRSATKKEQQLPGNQGGKGAVHLVEAWCSELQICLGQYYTDDKSNEIVSIPALIDLLELKGTVITIDAIGCQKKITEKIVKQEADYVIGLKANQKKLLHKVESCFGHSELKAVDSWDKGHGRIECRSCRVLPAHLIGEECLQGWTGLSTIIEISSYREVVASGKVSREHRYYMSSLQGTPERFNQIIRGHWTIENQLHWSLDVQFGEDFSTKRKDNAARNFGAVLRIATSLLKSNKDTVSLNRKMLKAARSDEYRETSIRL; this is encoded by the coding sequence ATGCCTACTCCGAGCAGTTACCTATCATCTTTATTACCAAAGCTATCTAATATTGAAGATTTCCGCATGGAACGCAACCAATTATATCCACTTAACGAAATACTATTTCTTACAGTTAGTGCGGTAATAAGTGGATGTAGATATTGGGAAGAGATAGCCGATTTTGGAGAGGAAAAATTAACATGGCTTCGTAAATATCTACCCTTTTTGCAGGGAACACCTTCGCATGACACCCTTAATCGTGTATTTTCTCATTTAGATTATACATCATTTGAGCACTGCTTTATCGACTGGGTTACAGAAGGTTTACTACTAAAAGAAGGAACAGTTATCAACTTCGATGGAAAAAAACTATCCCGTAGTGCTACTAAGAAAGAACAGCAACTACCTGGTAATCAAGGAGGTAAAGGTGCAGTACATTTAGTAGAGGCTTGGTGTAGTGAACTACAAATATGTTTAGGACAATATTATACAGATGATAAATCTAACGAGATAGTCAGTATCCCTGCTTTAATAGATTTGCTAGAGTTAAAGGGAACAGTTATCACCATTGATGCGATTGGATGCCAAAAAAAGATTACAGAGAAGATAGTTAAACAGGAAGCAGATTACGTGATAGGCTTAAAAGCTAATCAAAAGAAGTTACTTCATAAAGTGGAATCCTGTTTTGGTCACTCTGAGTTGAAAGCTGTGGATAGTTGGGATAAAGGACATGGACGGATAGAATGCCGTTCGTGTCGAGTATTACCTGCTCATCTTATAGGAGAAGAGTGCTTACAAGGTTGGACAGGATTAAGTACTATTATCGAAATATCCTCTTATAGAGAAGTAGTAGCTTCAGGTAAAGTAAGTCGTGAGCATAGATATTACATGAGTAGTTTACAGGGTACACCTGAACGGTTTAATCAAATTATTAGAGGACATTGGACGATAGAAAATCAATTACATTGGTCACTAGATGTACAATTTGGTGAAGATTTTAGTACCAAGAGAAAGGATAATGCTGCACGAAACTTTGGTGCTGTTCTCAGAATTGCTACCAGTTTGTTAAAATCTAATAAAGATACGGTTAGTCTCAATAGAAAAATGCTCAAAGCAGCTCGCTCTGATGAGTATAGAGAAACCAGTATTAGATTATAA
- a CDS encoding cyclase family protein — translation MAATAVVQYQKDTLKFGIYDPIGKGNSTEIQFKKSGLSKCVPNLVATPPIHFSKTGESVDEIPLENLFGTAINIDISSNALSNPDYLVSVDDFLNWEKNEQTKLPDGCIVLLQTGYSQYYPDKIKYLGTDKRGTEAVQSLHFPGLSPEAAKWLVENRNIKAIGIDTPSIDFGQSEYFESHVILLSKNIPVFENLTMLNQLPSSGFEIIALPMKIKGGSGAPLRVVAIFGS, via the coding sequence ATGGCCGCCACGGCAGTGGTACAATATCAAAAGGATACACTCAAGTTTGGGATATATGACCCCATTGGAAAAGGAAATTCAACTGAAATTCAATTTAAAAAAAGCGGCCTAAGTAAATGTGTACCAAATTTAGTTGCAACTCCACCAATTCATTTCTCCAAGACAGGAGAATCTGTTGATGAGATTCCACTTGAAAATTTATTTGGAACCGCCATCAATATAGATATTTCTTCAAACGCACTTAGTAATCCAGATTATTTAGTAAGTGTAGATGATTTTCTTAATTGGGAAAAAAATGAACAAACCAAGTTACCCGATGGCTGTATAGTTTTATTGCAAACTGGTTACTCTCAATATTATCCTGATAAAATCAAATATTTGGGAACAGATAAAAGAGGAACAGAGGCTGTTCAATCTTTACATTTTCCTGGCCTATCGCCAGAAGCTGCGAAGTGGTTGGTTGAAAACCGTAATATAAAGGCAATCGGAATCGACACACCAAGCATAGATTTTGGTCAATCCGAATATTTTGAGAGTCACGTTATTTTACTTTCTAAAAACATTCCTGTTTTCGAAAACCTTACTATGCTAAATCAATTACCTAGTAGCGGGTTTGAAATAATTGCATTACCTATGAAAATAAAAGGAGGAAGTGGTGCGCCATTGAGAGTAGTAGCTATTTTTGGTAGTTAA
- a CDS encoding GAF domain-containing sensor histidine kinase, whose protein sequence is MNELSPETKSDVQKVMQIDAVPSILNIICRITGMRFSAVARVTDEKWITCMSYDEINFGLKSYDELVLETTICNEIRQHYNPVIIENVSENQQFCNHHTPAQYGFLSYISYPIFRKDGRFFGTLCAIDPEPAKLDNKEIRDLFELYTQLIAFHLDKIEEIETLNTSLQQERDTAKLRDIFIAILGHDLRNPLTTTKMCAELLLSEDLPDTAVEIVQTMMSSSYRMEDLVNNLLDFAKGHLGEGIKLEISEDNDALIKSIKHVYKEIQITTEKHVIDLQIDLSETIACDHSRIAQVFSNLLGNAVKHGSTTNTIKVELKTEQSQFQIEISNSGKKIADEILKGIFKPFAASTSENGQGSLGLGLYISSEIAKAHNGKLFVKSSDSETLFTFSIPLTNNEHQEI, encoded by the coding sequence ATGAATGAACTAAGTCCAGAAACCAAAAGTGATGTACAAAAGGTAATGCAGATTGATGCTGTTCCTTCAATTCTTAATATAATATGCAGGATTACAGGAATGAGGTTTTCTGCTGTAGCAAGAGTTACAGATGAAAAATGGATTACTTGCATGTCTTATGATGAAATAAATTTTGGACTGAAATCATATGACGAATTAGTTCTTGAAACTACTATCTGTAATGAAATTAGGCAGCATTATAATCCGGTTATTATTGAAAATGTTTCTGAAAACCAGCAATTCTGCAACCATCATACCCCTGCTCAATATGGATTTCTAAGTTATATTTCTTATCCTATTTTCAGGAAAGATGGGAGGTTTTTTGGAACCTTATGCGCAATTGATCCTGAGCCAGCGAAGCTTGACAACAAAGAAATAAGAGATTTATTTGAGCTCTATACTCAACTAATAGCTTTTCATTTAGATAAGATTGAAGAAATTGAAACCTTAAACACAAGTCTTCAGCAAGAGCGTGATACTGCTAAACTTAGAGATATTTTTATCGCGATTTTAGGTCACGATTTAAGAAATCCATTAACTACTACAAAGATGTGTGCTGAATTACTATTATCAGAGGATCTTCCAGATACGGCTGTAGAAATAGTACAAACCATGATGAGTAGTTCGTATAGAATGGAAGATTTGGTTAATAATCTGCTAGATTTTGCTAAAGGCCACTTAGGAGAAGGTATAAAGTTAGAAATTTCTGAAGATAATGATGCTTTAATTAAAAGTATTAAACATGTATACAAAGAAATTCAAATTACGACAGAAAAGCATGTTATAGATTTACAAATAGACTTATCTGAAACAATTGCTTGCGATCATTCAAGAATTGCTCAAGTATTTTCAAACCTTTTGGGTAATGCCGTAAAGCATGGTTCTACAACAAATACTATTAAAGTAGAACTAAAAACGGAGCAATCTCAATTTCAAATTGAGATTTCTAACAGCGGTAAAAAAATTGCCGATGAGATTTTAAAAGGTATCTTCAAACCTTTTGCGGCTAGTACCTCAGAAAATGGCCAAGGTAGTTTGGGGTTAGGTTTATATATTTCATCTGAGATAGCAAAGGCGCATAATGGTAAATTATTTGTAAAGTCGAGCGACAGTGAAACATTATTTACCTTTTCAATTCCACTTACTAACAATGAACATCAGGAAATATAA
- a CDS encoding NAD(P)-dependent alcohol dehydrogenase: protein MYKNIKPTMNVKAAVINKPQAKFDIEEIQLDQKLGPNDILVKVVATGICHTDLIMRDEFFPFPKPAVFGHEGSGIVEQVGNAVNKVKAGDHVIMAPASYGQCENCVSGHPAYCLNFMELNFGGHKHDGSCPYHNHEGKEMGSGFFGQSSFANYSLVKENNVVKVDKDVPLELLGPLGCGFQTGSGTVLKFLKARPGDSIVIVGVGAVGLSAIMAAKLAGCTTIVAADIHDNRLELAKELGATHTINSKDKKITDYVLSEIAPKGLDYGLDTTGRNNVISDAMGAVKIMGHMAIVIVAADKLELDAPVIQVGKSISFVNEGDSNPDVYIPKLIKLYKAGLFPIDKLVKYYDFEDFNKAVEDSEKGNTIKAIIKMPH, encoded by the coding sequence ATGTATAAAAACATCAAACCAACCATGAATGTAAAAGCAGCCGTAATTAATAAACCGCAAGCAAAATTTGACATTGAAGAGATTCAACTCGATCAAAAATTAGGTCCCAATGACATATTGGTAAAAGTTGTGGCTACAGGTATCTGCCACACAGATTTAATTATGAGAGATGAATTCTTTCCCTTTCCAAAACCCGCTGTCTTCGGCCATGAAGGTTCAGGAATAGTAGAACAGGTAGGAAACGCTGTAAATAAAGTAAAAGCAGGCGACCATGTAATAATGGCACCAGCTAGTTATGGCCAATGCGAAAACTGTGTTTCTGGGCACCCTGCTTATTGCCTTAACTTTATGGAATTAAACTTTGGCGGACATAAGCACGATGGTTCTTGCCCTTACCACAACCACGAGGGTAAAGAAATGGGTTCAGGATTTTTTGGTCAGTCTTCATTCGCTAACTATTCTTTAGTGAAAGAAAACAATGTTGTTAAAGTAGATAAGGATGTTCCTTTAGAGTTATTAGGACCTTTAGGTTGTGGCTTCCAAACTGGTAGTGGAACTGTGCTAAAATTTTTAAAAGCCAGACCAGGTGATAGTATCGTGATTGTTGGAGTAGGGGCAGTAGGATTGAGTGCTATAATGGCTGCCAAGTTAGCTGGATGTACTACAATTGTTGCAGCTGATATTCACGACAACCGCCTTGAATTGGCTAAAGAATTAGGAGCTACCCATACAATTAACAGTAAAGACAAAAAAATCACTGATTATGTACTATCTGAAATCGCCCCTAAAGGCCTAGATTATGGCCTAGATACAACTGGTAGAAATAATGTAATTAGTGATGCAATGGGTGCTGTTAAAATCATGGGGCACATGGCTATTGTAATTGTTGCAGCAGATAAGCTAGAACTTGATGCACCAGTTATACAAGTTGGTAAGAGTATATCATTTGTGAATGAAGGAGATAGCAACCCTGATGTTTATATTCCTAAGCTAATTAAACTGTATAAAGCGGGTCTTTTTCCTATAGATAAACTAGTGAAGTATTACGACTTCGAAGATTTTAATAAAGCAGTAGAAGACTCTGAAAAAGGGAATACTATAAAGGCAATTATAAAAATGCCTCACTAA
- a CDS encoding B12-binding domain-containing radical SAM protein, with amino-acid sequence MNILLIYPQMPDTFYAMKHFIKVIGKKAAYPPLGLLTVASLLPQEWQKKLVDLNLSDLEQEDLKWADFVFLSAMNVQEESVREIIQKCNEAKVKIIAGGPLFTHEYNRFPSIDHFVLNEAEITLPLFLEDLLKGKPKSVYETKEFADVTQSPLPAYELADMDEYIYSIIQFSRGCPYMCDFCDVTALFGRRPRVKNSVQIIRELEYLDQQSDVRLVLFADDNLIGNKRILKSDLLPALINWRKKKKPGFFFATQLTINLADDDELMKLMIDAGFRHIFIGIETPDENGLKESRKNQNLRRNQLENILKLHQAGFIISGGFIVGFDTDTPSIFEQQKEFIQQSGIPLPIVNIMKAPPGTELFDRIKREGRLSKEFAFTEGETNIVPMMDEKILYDGFIELITQIYLPEKSYERLIQFFNTYKFPKTSIKIASKYGINDIKMVMRIFYLLGIKDQNRKYFWKLIIWALVNNHKFLDKALFYGIMVFQMNQTFLHIKETVEDQNQHILLKKESNIA; translated from the coding sequence ATGAATATACTTTTAATATACCCTCAAATGCCTGACACCTTCTATGCTATGAAGCATTTTATTAAGGTGATAGGTAAAAAAGCTGCTTATCCTCCTTTGGGCTTATTAACTGTAGCTTCATTATTACCGCAAGAATGGCAAAAAAAATTGGTAGATTTAAATCTTTCAGACCTAGAGCAAGAAGATTTAAAGTGGGCAGATTTTGTATTTCTTTCTGCCATGAATGTTCAAGAAGAATCTGTAAGAGAAATTATACAAAAATGTAATGAAGCAAAAGTAAAGATAATTGCTGGAGGACCTTTATTTACCCATGAGTACAATCGTTTTCCAAGTATTGATCATTTTGTACTTAACGAAGCCGAAATTACACTTCCTTTATTTCTAGAAGACCTATTAAAAGGTAAACCAAAATCAGTTTACGAAACAAAAGAATTTGCAGATGTAACACAATCTCCATTACCAGCATATGAGTTAGCAGATATGGATGAATACATTTATTCAATCATCCAATTCTCAAGAGGTTGCCCTTATATGTGCGATTTTTGTGATGTAACCGCTCTTTTTGGCAGACGCCCTCGTGTTAAAAATAGTGTCCAAATTATTCGCGAATTGGAATACCTCGATCAACAAAGTGATGTTAGGCTTGTCTTATTTGCCGATGATAATTTGATTGGTAATAAGAGAATACTAAAAAGCGACCTCTTACCTGCATTAATCAATTGGAGAAAAAAGAAAAAACCAGGGTTCTTTTTTGCTACTCAATTAACTATTAACCTGGCAGATGATGATGAACTAATGAAATTGATGATTGATGCCGGTTTTCGTCATATATTTATTGGAATAGAAACACCTGATGAAAATGGACTTAAAGAATCAAGAAAAAATCAAAACTTAAGAAGAAACCAATTAGAAAATATTCTTAAGTTGCACCAAGCAGGCTTTATAATTTCTGGAGGTTTTATAGTTGGATTCGATACTGATACGCCTTCAATTTTTGAACAACAAAAAGAATTTATACAACAAAGTGGTATTCCTTTACCTATAGTGAATATCATGAAAGCTCCTCCTGGTACTGAACTATTTGATAGAATAAAGAGAGAAGGGAGGTTGAGTAAAGAGTTTGCCTTTACTGAAGGTGAAACTAACATTGTACCTATGATGGATGAGAAGATATTGTACGATGGATTTATTGAATTAATTACCCAAATTTACCTTCCTGAAAAATCATACGAGCGATTAATTCAATTTTTTAATACTTATAAATTTCCAAAAACATCTATTAAAATAGCTTCTAAATATGGCATTAATGATATTAAGATGGTAATGAGAATATTTTATTTATTGGGCATTAAAGATCAAAACCGTAAATACTTTTGGAAGCTGATTATTTGGGCATTGGTAAATAATCACAAATTTCTGGATAAGGCATTATTTTATGGTATAATGGTCTTTCAAATGAATCAAACATTTTTACATATAAAAGAAACTGTTGAAGACCAAAACCAGCACATTTTATTAAAAAAAGAAAGTAACATTGCTTAA